GGCGATCGACTTGACGATCGGGCACAGCGGAATCAGCGGGTCGCCCTCGAAATACAGCTGGGTGATCAGCTTGGTGGCAATCGACGTGCCGCTGATGGCCACGTGGATATGCGCGGGGCGCCAGTCGTTCGGGCCGTTGCGCCATGGGTACGGGCCGGGCTTGATGGTGCGGAAGCTATAGTAGCCGTCGCGGTCGGTCAGGCAGCGGCCGACCCCGCCGAAGTTCGGGTCCAGCGGCGCCAGGTAGCGGTCGTTCTTGTGACGGTAGCGGCCACCGGCGTTCGCCTGCCAGATTTCCACCAGGGTGTTGGATACGGGCTTGCCGTACTGGTCGACCACACGGCCGGCGAGGATGATGCGCTCACCGATGGGCAGGCCACCGTTGTTGAAGTTGAGCAGCAGGTCATGGTCATGGGGGCCGAAGCCTAGGTGGGAAAAGTCCGGGCCGGTGGTTTCGCTGATCGACTGGGGAATGCTCACCAGTGCCTGGCGCGGCGAGCGGGCAATGGAGGTCTTGTAGTCAGGGGTCAGGGCTTTGGGGTGCCAGTTGCGATCACGGATCACGAAGCGGCTGGTGTCCTGGGCGGGCATGCCGGTTTCCTCTCTTGGAATTATGGAGTTCCCCATCGGGGCTTGTGCCAAGCCCAGTCGCCAGCAAGCCAGCTTCCACAGGGACTTGCAGTTTCGGATAGGTCGGGCGAGATGGATATTGAATTCAGGCGTGAGATACATAACCAAATGGTTATGAATTAGTACCTTTGGCTGCGGTGAACTAATCTTTTACTTTCTGTTTCACCCTCTGGAGAGCCCTCATGGAATGGCGAAAAGGCCGACGCAGTGACAACG
The Pseudomonas sp. KU43P genome window above contains:
- the pcaH gene encoding protocatechuate 3,4-dioxygenase subunit beta, giving the protein MPAQDTSRFVIRDRNWHPKALTPDYKTSIARSPRQALVSIPQSISETTGPDFSHLGFGPHDHDLLLNFNNGGLPIGERIILAGRVVDQYGKPVSNTLVEIWQANAGGRYRHKNDRYLAPLDPNFGGVGRCLTDRDGYYSFRTIKPGPYPWRNGPNDWRPAHIHVAISGTSIATKLITQLYFEGDPLIPLCPIVKSIANPDAVQQLIAKLDMSHANPMDSLAYRFDIVLRGQRKTHFENC